Proteins from one Thermobifida alba genomic window:
- a CDS encoding Crp/Fnr family transcriptional regulator → MCFRVVAGEGVAVSGEAVSIPQEQRRPLRKTPAAAVRTTFSEKHIEALRKSGFRKTWPKGTILIREGERAESVIFLEKGLVKTTAQAPNGYTSLLAIRGAGELIGEVSCLDGRRRSATVTAIQDVAGIAITAERFLTLLNSDSELSFAVMRTISTRLRHSDGQRVASGAHTAGIRVARVLLDLVLQYGEPASDWGADVLQVNVTQAELAGAAGTSRESVVRALRELTRRELVATGRKRIVVLNVRKLHAYVT, encoded by the coding sequence GTGTGCTTTCGTGTGGTGGCGGGAGAGGGCGTCGCGGTGAGTGGAGAGGCTGTGAGTATCCCCCAGGAGCAGCGGAGACCATTGCGGAAGACCCCTGCTGCGGCAGTGCGGACGACCTTCAGTGAGAAGCACATCGAGGCACTTCGGAAATCCGGTTTCCGGAAAACATGGCCAAAGGGGACAATCCTCATTCGTGAGGGTGAGCGTGCTGAAAGCGTCATCTTTCTGGAAAAGGGATTGGTCAAAACCACGGCGCAGGCACCCAACGGTTACACCAGCCTTCTCGCGATCAGAGGAGCAGGTGAGTTGATCGGGGAGGTGTCCTGCCTCGACGGCAGGAGGCGGTCCGCGACCGTCACCGCCATCCAGGACGTGGCTGGGATCGCCATCACCGCCGAGCGGTTCCTCACCCTTCTCAACAGCGACAGCGAACTGAGCTTCGCGGTCATGCGCACCATCAGCACCCGGCTGCGGCACTCCGACGGTCAACGTGTCGCCAGCGGGGCGCACACGGCGGGGATCCGTGTCGCCCGGGTCCTCCTCGACCTCGTCCTCCAGTACGGCGAACCAGCATCGGACTGGGGAGCCGACGTGCTGCAGGTGAACGTCACCCAGGCAGAACTCGCCGGAGCCGCCGGTACCTCCCGGGAGTCGGTGGTCCGTGCGCTCAGGGAGCTCACCCGCAGGGAGCTCGTCGCGACAGGACGGAAACGGATCGTCGTGCTGAACGTCCGGAAGCTCCACGCCTACGTGACCTGA
- the trxA gene encoding thioredoxin — protein sequence MATIELTKDNFTETVTGSDMVLVDFWAGWCGPCRMFAPVYERVSRRHEDIVFGKVDTESQQELAAAFRISSIPTLMVIREGVVVYTQAGALPEQALEALIADARALDMDEVRRRIAERSPAA from the coding sequence ATGGCGACGATCGAACTGACCAAGGACAACTTCACCGAGACCGTGACCGGCTCGGACATGGTGCTGGTCGACTTCTGGGCCGGGTGGTGCGGTCCGTGCCGCATGTTCGCCCCGGTCTACGAGCGCGTCTCCCGACGTCACGAGGACATCGTCTTCGGCAAGGTCGACACCGAGTCCCAGCAGGAGCTCGCCGCCGCGTTCCGGATCTCCTCCATCCCCACCCTCATGGTGATCCGGGAAGGCGTGGTCGTGTACACCCAGGCGGGCGCCCTGCCCGAGCAGGCGTTGGAGGCGCTCATCGCCGACGCCCGCGCGCTGGACATGGACGAGGTGCGGCGCCGGATCGCGGAGCGCTCCCCGGCCGCCTGA
- a CDS encoding NAD(P)-dependent alcohol dehydrogenase, with translation MRAVQYLEIGQPPRVVDVDVPEPGPGQILLRVTAAGVCHSDLTVMGWDAADFPYQLPLTLGHEGAGVVEAVGEDVHAVSAGDSVIVYGPWGCGTCHACALGRENYCPRAAGLGIVPPGLGRPGALAEYLLVDSERHVVPIGDLDPVKTVPLTDAGLTPYHAIKRSLAKLRPGSVAVVIGAGGLGHVGIQLLRAMSAATVVALDIREESRELALRSGAHHALPSDAGAVDTVRDLTGGAGAQAVFDFVGAQATLDLAAQMAGMDSDIDVVGIGGGTLPVTFDSPPYATRVSTSYWGTRPELIELVELARQGVLDVHVERYGLEEGPQVYEHMEAGKIQGRAVVVPQG, from the coding sequence ATGCGCGCCGTGCAGTACCTGGAGATCGGCCAGCCGCCCCGGGTCGTCGACGTCGACGTGCCCGAGCCCGGCCCCGGACAGATCCTGCTGCGGGTCACCGCGGCGGGGGTCTGTCACTCCGACCTGACGGTGATGGGGTGGGATGCGGCGGACTTCCCGTACCAGCTCCCGCTCACCCTGGGCCACGAGGGCGCCGGGGTGGTCGAGGCCGTGGGGGAGGACGTGCACGCCGTCTCGGCGGGCGACTCCGTCATCGTCTACGGACCGTGGGGCTGCGGCACCTGCCACGCCTGTGCGCTGGGCCGGGAGAACTACTGTCCGCGCGCCGCGGGGTTGGGCATCGTGCCCCCGGGCCTGGGCCGCCCCGGCGCACTGGCGGAGTACCTGCTGGTGGACTCCGAACGGCACGTGGTGCCGATCGGGGACCTCGACCCGGTGAAGACCGTGCCGCTGACCGACGCCGGCCTCACCCCCTACCACGCGATCAAGCGCTCCCTGGCCAAGCTCCGCCCGGGAAGCGTCGCGGTGGTCATCGGCGCGGGCGGCCTGGGACACGTCGGCATCCAGCTGCTGCGCGCGATGTCCGCCGCCACCGTGGTGGCCCTGGACATCCGCGAGGAGAGCCGGGAGCTGGCACTGCGCAGCGGCGCGCACCACGCGCTGCCCTCCGACGCGGGGGCCGTGGACACGGTGCGCGACCTCACCGGCGGCGCGGGCGCCCAGGCGGTGTTCGACTTCGTGGGCGCACAGGCCACCCTGGACCTCGCCGCGCAGATGGCGGGCATGGACTCCGACATCGACGTGGTCGGCATCGGCGGGGGGACGCTGCCGGTGACGTTCGACTCGCCGCCGTACGCCACCCGCGTGAGCACCAGCTACTGGGGGACCCGCCCCGAGCTGATCGAACTGGTGGAGCTCGCCCGGCAGGGCGTGCTCGACGTCCACGTGGAGCGCTACGGCCTGGAGGAGGGGCCGCAGGTGTACGAGCACATGGAGGCCGGAAAGATCCAGGGCCGCGCGGTGGTGGTGCCGCAGGGCTGA
- a CDS encoding PQQ-binding-like beta-propeller repeat protein produces the protein MRARRRVRLAAAVGAVVLSAAGCGVFSGHRHTTNDDPRELSLPQRIEQVVWDWEAPEGVRLVATVAVPVGVVVVLDDGFVALAGDTGEEVWQYRVGEDARAAYASRRGDYLAMEVEDPEDGALLVELAPSTGEVVKQVAIEETDDERGINGAFGRNVSDGVLILRDPFDAPALEGRSLETDEALWVREDPPECTAVDGPNTDTVASVVLGEVVLEGFSCTGGDDEDGAGLLGRDLFTGEELWRFEEVLGPSVPGLGVLHRRYDPLTDRHLAMRTLNGLTRVFDVVDGELLGEWEEQVIGVLEDGSVALHSAEHNQYRREDSSGELLAALSVPRGVNRSVYPVLVDDGVVSHGYSTLEPGVRVWFQSWEWENDGEPVVIDVADERLSDPEAAVSATAIPGAVLLHYSEDGPEAKEVLFGLA, from the coding sequence ATGCGGGCGAGGAGACGGGTCCGGTTGGCGGCGGCGGTGGGCGCGGTGGTGCTGTCGGCGGCCGGCTGCGGTGTCTTCTCCGGACACCGGCACACCACGAACGACGATCCCCGCGAGCTCTCCCTGCCGCAGCGGATCGAGCAGGTCGTCTGGGACTGGGAAGCGCCGGAAGGGGTCCGGCTCGTCGCCACGGTCGCGGTGCCCGTCGGCGTGGTCGTGGTGCTGGACGACGGCTTTGTCGCGCTGGCGGGCGACACCGGCGAGGAGGTGTGGCAGTACCGCGTCGGGGAGGACGCCCGTGCGGCCTACGCCTCACGCCGGGGCGACTACCTGGCCATGGAGGTCGAGGACCCCGAGGACGGCGCGCTGCTGGTCGAACTCGCCCCGTCCACGGGGGAGGTGGTGAAGCAGGTCGCGATCGAGGAGACCGACGACGAGCGCGGGATCAACGGGGCGTTCGGGCGGAACGTGTCCGACGGTGTGCTGATCCTCCGTGACCCCTTCGACGCTCCCGCGCTGGAGGGGCGCTCGTTGGAGACCGACGAAGCCCTGTGGGTGCGGGAGGATCCCCCCGAGTGCACCGCGGTGGACGGTCCCAACACCGACACCGTCGCGAGTGTCGTCCTCGGCGAAGTGGTCCTGGAGGGGTTCTCCTGCACCGGGGGTGACGACGAGGACGGCGCCGGTCTGCTCGGCCGCGACCTGTTCACGGGAGAGGAGCTGTGGCGCTTCGAGGAGGTCCTCGGCCCCTCCGTCCCCGGTCTGGGGGTGCTCCACCGCCGTTACGACCCCCTCACCGACCGGCATCTGGCCATGCGGACCCTGAACGGCCTCACCCGGGTGTTCGACGTGGTCGACGGTGAACTCCTCGGCGAGTGGGAGGAGCAGGTGATCGGGGTTCTGGAGGACGGGTCGGTCGCACTCCACTCCGCAGAGCACAACCAGTACCGCAGGGAGGACTCCTCCGGGGAGCTCCTGGCCGCGCTGTCCGTCCCCCGGGGGGTCAACCGGTCGGTGTACCCGGTGCTCGTCGACGACGGCGTGGTCAGCCACGGATACAGCACCCTGGAACCGGGGGTGCGGGTGTGGTTCCAATCCTGGGAGTGGGAGAACGACGGCGAACCCGTGGTGATCGACGTGGCCGACGAACGGCTGAGCGATCCCGAAGCCGCCGTCTCCGCCACCGCCATCCCCGGCGCCGTGCTGCTCCACTACTCCGAGGACGGCCCCGAAGCGAAAGAGGTCCTCTTCGGACTCGCCTGA
- a CDS encoding flavoprotein — MTQQTKTLYIVVCAAGPAPDVGILVGMAQEEGWTVQVIATPAAVSFIDVEALEKQTGRPVRHTHRKPGQPRSPKADAIIIAPATFNTINKLANGIADNYALDVVNEAIGLGLPVAILPFVNSAYVARKPFQRSVELLRQEGVLVLIGTGLFEPHKAKGGEVKMGEFPWKEALAQIDSTSFM; from the coding sequence ATGACCCAGCAGACCAAAACCCTCTACATCGTGGTGTGCGCCGCCGGCCCCGCCCCCGACGTCGGAATTCTCGTCGGCATGGCCCAGGAGGAAGGCTGGACCGTCCAGGTCATCGCCACCCCGGCCGCAGTCAGTTTCATCGACGTCGAGGCTCTGGAAAAGCAGACCGGCCGCCCAGTGCGCCACACCCACCGCAAACCCGGCCAACCCCGCTCCCCGAAGGCCGACGCCATCATCATCGCCCCGGCCACCTTCAACACCATCAACAAACTGGCCAACGGGATCGCCGACAACTATGCCCTTGATGTCGTGAACGAGGCAATTGGTCTTGGGCTCCCGGTCGCCATCCTGCCCTTCGTCAACTCTGCCTATGTCGCACGTAAGCCCTTCCAGAGGAGTGTAGAACTCCTTCGTCAGGAAGGTGTTCTGGTTCTCATTGGAACTGGGTTGTTTGAACCTCATAAAGCAAAGGGTGGAGAGGTGAAAATGGGGGAATTTCCCTGGAAGGAAGCATTGGCTCAGATCGATAGCACATCCTTTATGTGA
- a CDS encoding helix-turn-helix domain-containing protein gives MLRFAQRYGGASQTRLAAATGIAQGRISEILNGRKRVTSFEVVERIADGLGMPDQARMLFGLAPLNLAILTGDSTAATASTAQLSPPSVEEEEKEDRVKRRQFISLAGAGIVATAGSLTGADRIAAALTRYTTSTTAHGPSLTIEALTKAVRSAKIGYQACHYGAVAQQLPTLLDRLAAATATFTGDDLQTAYILQAEAYHVASSVLLKSEERGLAWLAADRSMQAAERSENPTTIGASARIVTHTLMKDRHYGPATELATSMAERIDHDTAEPSPDSLSVYGALLLRGAAAAAKNEDRAQALTLLDEAEEAGRRLGGDHNYQWTAFGPTNVLLHRVTIAVALGDAGSAIDYARQVRLDNIDVTERKATLFIDAARAYAQWNKLDRAYEALMTAERFAPEELRTRPAVHQLITDIHARSTGHLRANMTELAERAGIAA, from the coding sequence TTGCTGAGGTTCGCTCAGCGCTACGGCGGTGCCAGCCAGACCAGGCTTGCCGCAGCCACCGGCATCGCCCAAGGCCGCATCAGCGAAATCCTCAACGGCCGCAAGCGCGTCACCTCCTTCGAGGTGGTCGAACGCATCGCCGACGGCCTGGGCATGCCCGACCAAGCCCGCATGCTGTTCGGTCTGGCCCCCCTGAACCTGGCCATCCTCACTGGGGATAGCACAGCAGCCACGGCCTCCACGGCCCAACTCTCCCCGCCTAGCGTGGAGGAGGAGGAGAAGGAGGACCGAGTGAAACGACGCCAGTTCATCAGCCTTGCCGGAGCAGGCATCGTCGCCACCGCCGGATCACTGACCGGCGCAGATCGTATCGCCGCCGCCCTCACCCGCTACACCACCTCGACCACGGCTCACGGCCCCAGTCTCACCATCGAGGCACTGACCAAGGCCGTGCGCTCAGCCAAGATCGGCTACCAGGCATGCCACTACGGCGCGGTGGCCCAACAGCTTCCCACCCTGCTGGACCGGCTCGCCGCCGCCACGGCCACCTTCACCGGCGACGACCTCCAAACCGCCTACATCCTCCAGGCCGAGGCGTACCACGTGGCGTCCAGCGTGCTGCTCAAGTCTGAGGAACGCGGACTGGCCTGGCTTGCCGCCGACCGCAGTATGCAGGCCGCCGAGCGCAGCGAGAACCCCACCACCATCGGGGCCAGCGCCCGCATTGTCACTCACACTCTGATGAAGGACCGCCACTACGGCCCGGCCACCGAACTCGCTACCAGTATGGCCGAACGCATCGACCACGACACCGCCGAACCGTCTCCGGACTCCCTGTCGGTCTACGGCGCACTGTTGTTGCGAGGAGCAGCAGCTGCCGCGAAGAACGAGGACCGCGCCCAGGCCCTCACTCTGCTGGACGAGGCCGAGGAGGCGGGTCGCCGACTCGGCGGAGACCACAACTACCAGTGGACCGCCTTCGGCCCCACCAATGTTCTCCTCCACCGGGTCACCATCGCCGTCGCCCTGGGTGACGCGGGCAGCGCCATCGACTATGCCCGCCAGGTCCGGTTGGACAACATCGACGTCACCGAACGCAAAGCCACCTTGTTCATCGACGCCGCCCGAGCCTACGCCCAGTGGAACAAACTGGACCGCGCCTACGAAGCGCTGATGACCGCCGAGCGGTTTGCCCCCGAGGAGCTGAGGACCCGCCCAGCCGTCCACCAACTCATCACCGACATCCATGCCCGCTCCACCGGCCACCTGCGCGCCAACATGACCGAACTCGCAGAGCGTGCCGGAATCGCCGCATGA
- a CDS encoding GntR family transcriptional regulator, producing the protein METTMGGGERKYERVARIIRERIASGVYRPGDALPSEGKLSEEFAVSRPTVINALNVLRDEGLIYTQTGSGSYVRATKPKVAEESARPGLELLEGSEEEQAAELLQAGIVVAPPRVAGLLSLPAPAKAFLRQYVISDDDGPTELVSAWFPLELASGTRFASPEPLGPSIRRHLFERKKIRLDYAVERTIARAATPEEAQVLEIAVGAPVLNIVVTGHDVDGTALQMIDAVLPGDRHELRDVYPLH; encoded by the coding sequence ATGGAAACGACGATGGGTGGCGGCGAGCGCAAGTACGAGCGGGTGGCGCGGATCATCCGCGAACGCATCGCCTCGGGGGTCTACCGGCCGGGGGACGCTCTTCCCTCAGAAGGGAAGTTGAGCGAGGAATTTGCGGTCTCGCGGCCCACGGTGATCAACGCCCTCAACGTGCTGCGGGATGAGGGGCTGATCTACACCCAGACCGGTTCGGGCTCCTACGTGCGCGCAACCAAACCCAAGGTCGCCGAGGAGTCGGCTCGCCCCGGCCTGGAACTGTTGGAGGGCTCTGAGGAAGAGCAGGCAGCCGAACTACTGCAAGCCGGGATCGTAGTGGCTCCTCCTAGGGTGGCCGGTCTGCTAAGCCTCCCCGCTCCGGCCAAGGCGTTCCTACGTCAGTATGTGATCAGCGATGATGACGGGCCAACCGAGCTGGTCTCCGCCTGGTTTCCGCTGGAACTGGCTTCCGGTACGCGGTTCGCCTCCCCTGAACCTCTGGGACCGAGCATCCGCCGTCACCTCTTCGAACGCAAAAAGATCCGCTTGGACTACGCGGTGGAGCGCACCATCGCCCGTGCGGCCACGCCAGAGGAAGCCCAGGTGTTGGAGATCGCGGTCGGCGCTCCGGTGCTCAACATCGTGGTGACGGGGCACGACGTCGACGGCACGGCCCTTCAGATGATCGACGCTGTTCTTCCCGGCGATCGGCACGAACTTCGGGACGTCTACCCACTCCACTAG
- a CDS encoding plasmid replication, integration and excision activator, which yields MAIQGALPVAFGTVFPHGAFALGVEAVTNFETKRPEVDRETGLPLWAVEVIDADPNARGKAKSVKVKVAAEVCPTLPDEVAGLPFRPVEFEGMSVMPYVDDNGRRPRVAYSLRARGLKAPGAGARRGAAKDAA from the coding sequence ATGGCGATTCAGGGTGCGTTGCCGGTGGCGTTTGGGACGGTGTTTCCGCATGGGGCGTTCGCGTTGGGGGTGGAGGCGGTGACGAACTTCGAGACCAAGCGGCCGGAGGTGGACCGGGAGACCGGGTTGCCGTTGTGGGCGGTGGAGGTGATCGACGCCGACCCCAACGCGCGGGGCAAGGCCAAGTCGGTGAAGGTCAAGGTGGCGGCCGAGGTCTGCCCGACCCTGCCCGATGAGGTGGCGGGGCTGCCGTTCCGGCCGGTGGAGTTCGAGGGCATGTCGGTCATGCCCTACGTGGACGACAACGGCCGTCGCCCTCGGGTGGCCTACTCGCTGCGGGCGCGCGGCCTGAAGGCTCCCGGCGCTGGTGCGCGCCGTGGTGCGGCCAAGGACGCCGCCTAG
- a CDS encoding FtsK/SpoIIIE domain-containing protein produces the protein MWWSPRPAAQQVSVTTPVPAQAFRFATPVLPTPVALIVARWLARLVVLVVGLPFRFPIATVAAVVSFLVWHWFGWVVVAVAWSLVDVGLLVWWRRWPSSFRRWVGLRLLAAWRWWWVYARQWQPVLVVAGLAETYQERQYLPRIRRVTCSEWADRVRVRLVAGTTPADFENRVAELAHGFGAPSCRVTVLGPRDVVLEFPRWDTLAEPITALDVPAVPDLGALPVGLQEDGTPWRLRLHGTHVLVVGVTGSGKGSVIWSAIRAMLPALEDGTAQVWAVDPKRMELSYGRSLFARYADTGEAAVALLEDAVAEMQNRAERYAGHRRSHTPTTEDPFVVVVLDEVAFLTAYHPDRDVRRRAENAIATLTSQGRSVGFCVLAALQDPRKEVMNLRNLFPDKIALRLDEASQVDMVLGEGARDRGANAHLIDPALPGVAFVRLEGSPMPVRVRAAYVSDGDIDAMAAEVEQDSLAASMVTATLRVVEGAA, from the coding sequence ATGTGGTGGTCTCCTCGCCCGGCCGCCCAGCAGGTGTCGGTGACCACGCCGGTTCCGGCGCAGGCGTTCCGGTTCGCCACGCCGGTGCTGCCCACGCCGGTGGCGTTGATCGTGGCCCGCTGGCTGGCCCGACTGGTGGTCCTGGTGGTGGGGCTGCCGTTCCGCTTCCCCATCGCCACGGTGGCGGCTGTTGTCTCGTTCCTCGTCTGGCACTGGTTCGGCTGGGTGGTCGTGGCGGTGGCTTGGTCGCTGGTGGATGTGGGGTTGTTGGTGTGGTGGCGGCGCTGGCCTTCCTCGTTTCGCCGGTGGGTGGGGCTGCGGCTGCTGGCCGCTTGGCGGTGGTGGTGGGTGTATGCCCGTCAGTGGCAGCCGGTGCTCGTGGTGGCGGGGTTGGCTGAGACCTACCAAGAGCGCCAGTACCTTCCCAGGATTCGGCGGGTGACGTGTTCGGAGTGGGCCGACCGGGTGCGCGTGCGCCTGGTGGCGGGCACGACTCCCGCGGACTTCGAGAACCGGGTTGCCGAGTTGGCGCACGGGTTCGGCGCGCCCTCCTGCCGGGTGACCGTGCTGGGGCCGCGGGATGTGGTTTTGGAGTTTCCCCGCTGGGACACCCTCGCCGAACCGATTACCGCGCTCGACGTTCCGGCCGTCCCTGACCTCGGCGCACTGCCCGTGGGGCTTCAGGAGGACGGCACACCGTGGCGGCTCAGGTTGCACGGCACGCATGTGCTGGTGGTGGGGGTGACCGGCTCGGGTAAGGGCTCGGTGATCTGGTCGGCGATCCGCGCCATGCTTCCGGCCCTGGAAGACGGAACCGCGCAGGTGTGGGCGGTGGATCCCAAGCGGATGGAACTGTCCTACGGCCGCTCCCTGTTCGCCCGGTATGCCGACACGGGGGAAGCGGCGGTGGCCCTGCTGGAAGACGCGGTGGCCGAGATGCAGAACCGGGCCGAACGCTACGCCGGACACCGACGCTCCCACACTCCCACGACCGAGGATCCGTTCGTGGTGGTGGTGTTGGATGAGGTGGCGTTCCTGACCGCCTACCACCCCGACCGGGACGTGCGGCGTCGCGCGGAGAACGCGATCGCCACGCTCACATCCCAGGGGCGTTCGGTGGGGTTTTGCGTCCTGGCGGCGTTGCAGGATCCGCGCAAGGAGGTCATGAACCTGCGCAACTTGTTCCCTGACAAGATCGCCCTGCGCCTGGACGAAGCGAGTCAGGTCGACATGGTGCTCGGCGAGGGGGCACGCGACCGCGGCGCCAATGCTCACCTGATCGATCCGGCCCTTCCTGGGGTGGCGTTCGTCCGGTTGGAGGGCTCGCCCATGCCGGTACGGGTGCGGGCGGCGTATGTGTCCGATGGCGACATTGACGCTATGGCGGCCGAGGTCGAACAGGACTCCTTGGCGGCTTCGATGGTGACGGCGACCCTGCGCGTGGTGGAAGGGGCCGCGTAG
- a CDS encoding tyrosine-type recombinase/integrase produces MADYLADWLDGHAMEVKPRTLDDYRNCIRLYVLPRIGSVKVQALRPSTFTKLYRDLRARGGKGGRPLAVSTVTHLHAVLRKAFRDAVEVDQLLPSNPVERAKRPRDVYREVGDVWTKAQLRAFLEVARGHRLFAFFHLAAYTGARRGELLHLRWPDVDLDGGRITITGSTAVVGGVRVEGTTKSGRSRVVTIDAGTAGVLRAHRVRQCEEAETAGEEWRGDPDGYVFTTAWGEPVYPDTVTGLFRTFIRMHNAPTDRPAPAVPLPPARLHDLRHLHATTLLMAGVPVHVVAARLGHADPAITLRVYAHVVRDAETAAAEVFAQALADGDG; encoded by the coding sequence GTGGCGGACTACCTCGCCGACTGGTTGGACGGGCACGCGATGGAGGTCAAGCCGCGTACGCTCGACGACTACCGCAACTGCATCCGGTTGTACGTGCTGCCTCGTATCGGGTCGGTGAAGGTCCAGGCGCTGCGGCCGTCCACGTTCACCAAGCTCTACCGGGACCTGCGGGCTCGCGGTGGCAAGGGCGGCCGTCCGCTGGCGGTGAGCACGGTGACCCACCTGCATGCCGTGCTGCGCAAGGCGTTCCGCGACGCCGTGGAAGTCGACCAACTCCTACCCAGCAACCCCGTGGAGCGGGCCAAGCGGCCTCGGGACGTCTACCGGGAGGTGGGCGACGTCTGGACCAAGGCGCAACTGCGGGCCTTCCTGGAGGTGGCGCGCGGGCATCGCCTGTTCGCGTTCTTCCACCTGGCGGCCTACACCGGGGCGCGTCGGGGTGAGCTGCTGCACCTGCGGTGGCCTGACGTCGATCTCGACGGCGGGCGCATCACCATCACCGGGTCCACTGCGGTGGTCGGCGGGGTCCGGGTGGAGGGCACCACCAAGAGCGGGCGGTCCCGGGTGGTGACCATCGACGCCGGGACGGCGGGGGTGCTGCGCGCGCACCGTGTTCGGCAGTGTGAGGAGGCCGAGACTGCGGGTGAGGAGTGGCGCGGCGATCCCGACGGCTACGTGTTCACCACGGCGTGGGGTGAGCCGGTCTACCCGGACACGGTGACCGGGCTGTTCCGCACCTTCATCAGGATGCACAACGCTCCGACCGACCGTCCGGCTCCGGCCGTCCCTCTTCCGCCTGCTCGGCTGCACGACCTGCGGCACCTGCACGCGACCACACTGCTCATGGCGGGCGTTCCGGTTCACGTGGTGGCGGCTCGGCTGGGCCACGCCGATCCGGCGATCACGTTGCGGGTCTACGCGCACGTGGTGCGTGATGCCGAGACGGCGGCGGCCGAGGTCTTCGCCCAGGCGCTCGCCGACGGCGACGGCTGA
- a CDS encoding aminotransferase class V-fold PLP-dependent enzyme: MKPTRNPATPATTGTSPARPPAIPEQTAFLDAYPDYVDTAVLDRLRATEYRYLDARNHLYLDYTGGGLPAEAQIRAHAERVEGDCFGNPHSANPTSTASTELVEQARAAVLRFFNASPDEYTAVFTPNATGACRLVGEAYPFEPGTRFVQLADNHNSVNGIREFARTRGAQIDTVDLAPPELRADGAEVRASLARPVPETLQPSHPDGSEARAGLFAYPAQSNFSGVQHPLEWIDLAHRYGFDVLLDAAAYAPANRIDLAEIHPDFMPVSWYKLFGYPTGLGCLVARREALARLRRPWFSGGTIQAVSVLGDWYHPADGPAAFEDGTVNYLSIPDVEVGLRWLSAIGMDTVRTRVRCLTGWLVERLAAARHATGTPLVRIYGPTTTEARGGTIAFNFLDPAGRVVDERVVARDAARANISLRTGCFCNPGAGEAAFRLHRADLRKPELRTAATLDEVLAAIGMPTAGAIRVSVGLVSTLGDVSRFLDFALSTYLDRFPDTDGLPPRLAC, from the coding sequence ATGAAGCCGACGAGGAATCCCGCGACTCCGGCAACCACCGGGACGTCTCCGGCGCGACCGCCCGCGATCCCGGAGCAGACCGCGTTTCTCGACGCCTACCCCGACTACGTCGACACCGCCGTACTCGACCGGCTGCGGGCCACCGAATACCGGTACCTCGACGCCAGGAACCACCTCTACCTGGACTACACGGGGGGCGGACTGCCCGCCGAAGCACAGATCAGGGCGCACGCCGAACGGGTGGAGGGGGACTGCTTCGGCAACCCCCACTCGGCCAATCCGACCTCGACCGCCTCGACCGAACTGGTGGAGCAGGCCAGGGCCGCGGTGCTGCGGTTCTTCAACGCCTCCCCCGACGAGTACACGGCCGTCTTCACGCCCAACGCCACGGGCGCCTGCCGCCTGGTGGGGGAGGCGTACCCGTTCGAGCCGGGGACGCGGTTCGTGCAACTGGCCGACAACCACAACTCGGTGAACGGGATCCGCGAGTTCGCGCGGACCCGGGGAGCGCAGATCGACACGGTCGACCTGGCTCCCCCGGAGCTGCGCGCGGACGGGGCCGAGGTGCGCGCCTCGCTGGCCCGTCCCGTGCCCGAGACACTGCAGCCGTCCCACCCCGACGGCTCCGAGGCGCGCGCCGGACTGTTCGCCTACCCCGCGCAGAGCAACTTCTCCGGCGTCCAGCACCCGCTGGAGTGGATCGACCTCGCCCACCGGTACGGCTTCGACGTGCTGCTGGACGCGGCCGCCTACGCACCCGCCAACCGGATCGACCTCGCCGAGATCCACCCCGACTTCATGCCGGTGAGCTGGTACAAGCTGTTCGGCTATCCCACCGGACTGGGCTGCCTGGTGGCGCGCCGGGAGGCGTTGGCGCGGCTGCGGCGCCCCTGGTTCTCGGGCGGCACGATCCAGGCCGTCAGCGTGCTGGGTGACTGGTACCATCCGGCCGACGGCCCGGCGGCCTTCGAGGACGGCACCGTGAACTACCTGTCGATCCCCGACGTGGAGGTGGGCCTGCGCTGGCTGTCGGCGATCGGGATGGACACCGTGCGCACCAGGGTGCGATGTCTCACCGGATGGCTGGTGGAGCGCCTGGCCGCGGCCCGGCACGCCACCGGGACGCCGCTGGTGCGCATCTACGGGCCCACCACCACCGAGGCGCGCGGCGGCACGATCGCCTTCAACTTCCTCGACCCGGCGGGGCGGGTCGTCGACGAGCGCGTCGTGGCACGTGACGCCGCGCGGGCCAACATCTCCCTGCGCACCGGCTGTTTCTGCAACCCGGGGGCGGGGGAGGCGGCCTTCCGGCTGCACCGCGCGGACCTGCGGAAGCCGGAGCTGCGCACCGCCGCCACCCTGGACGAGGTGCTGGCCGCCATCGGCATGCCCACGGCCGGGGCGATCCGGGTCTCCGTCGGCCTGGTCAGCACCCTGGGAGACGTGTCGCGCTTCCTGGACTTCGCCCTCTCCACCTACCTGGACCGCTTCCCCGACACCGACGGCCTCCCGCCCCGCCTGGCCTGCTGA